GCGCGGAAACGGCGGAAGCCTTGGCGGCAATAGAGCCTCCTGCAGGTGCGGTTGAAGCCGGAGAGTCCGCGGAGCCGGCTGCCGAAGCGCCCCTGTCCATTCGCGAGATGTTCGCGCGCATGGACCGGGCCCGGCCCCGCGCCGCCGGCGCGGTCACTGCGCCGCCGATCTCACGCCGCCGCCCCGATTTCGTCCCGATGCCTGATACCGGCGAGAGCGATGCTGCCGCGGACCCCTTCGCATTCCCGAACGCACCGGAACCAGGGCCGGTACCGCGCACTTCAGGTCCGCAGCAGACGTTCAATCCGTCGACGGCGGACAGCGAGGACTTCGATGCGTGGCTCAGAGGGCTGAAAGGATCGTGAAGATCGCGATCATCAACGGGCCCAACCTCAACCTGCTCGGCAGGCGGGAGCCGCACATCTATGGCAGCACCACGCTCGGTCAGATCGAGAGCAGCCTCAGCGAGGTCGCCAAGGAGCTCGACGTCGAGCTCGAGTGCTCGCAGCACAACGGCGAGGGCGATCTCATCAGCGCCATCCACGCGCTCACCGAATCGGCTGACGGGATCGTCATCAACGCCGGCGCGTACACGCACACGAGCCTCGCGATTCGCGACGCGCTCGTCGGGGTGAATCTCCCGTACGTCGAGATGCATCTCACGAACATCTACGCGCGCGAGGAGCATCGGCGCCGGTCGATGCTGGCCGAGGACGCCCTCGCGGTGGTGTGCGGATTCGGGGCGTACGGCTACGAGTTGGCGCTGCGCGGCCTCGTCAGCACGCTGCGAAGCCGTGGCTGACATGCGCGAGCGGCGCATCGCCGCGCTGCGCGACGATATCGCGGGCGACCTCGACGCGCTGCTCGTCAGCAGTCTCCCGAACATCCGCTATCTGACCGGCTTCTCGGGAAGCAGCGCGCTGTTGCTCGTGACGCAGCGGGAAATGCATCTGATCACCGACTTCCGCTACGCCACGCAGGTGGCCGAAGAGGTCGGCGACCTGGCGCAGGTGAGGATCGAGCCGGTGAGCCTGTGGGACGGGTTGTGGGCGATTCTTCCGTCGCTCGCGAACGCGACGGCTGTCGGCTTCGAGTCCGCGCACATCGTGCATCGCGACTTTCAGCGGCTGCTGGAGAACAGCGGCGGCGGGGCGCGGCAATGGCGCGCGCGGGTGAACGCGGTCGAGCGGCTGCGCGAGTCGAAGGACGCCGGGGAAGTCGAGCTGATTCGGCGGGCGGCCGCGATCGCCGTCGAGGCGCTCGATCGCACGATCCCGCAGCTCGCCGCCGGCATGACCGAGCTCGAGGTAGCGGGCGTTCTGGAGAAGTCGCTGCGCGACGCCGGCAGCGAGGGCTTTCCGTTTCCGTCGATCGTCGCCTCCGGACCGCGCGCGGCGCTGCCACACGCGCGCTCTTCGGCGCGCGTGATCGAGCCGGGTGATTTCCTGCTGCTGGACTTCGGGGCCGAATACCGCGGGTACTGCTCGGACATCACGCGCACACTCGTCGTGGGCAGATCCACGAGCGAGCAGCGGGCGGTCTATGACGTTGTGCGGCAAGCGAATGCGCTGGCGGCGGGCTCCGTACGGGCGGGGATGACGGGGCAGGATGCCGACGCGCTCGCGCGGGGCTACATTGAGCGCGAAGGTTTTGGGGAAGCGTTCGGTCACGGCTTGGGACACGGCCTCGGCTTGGAAGTGCACGAGGCGCCCCGGCTTGCCCGGACGGCCGAGGGAACGTTGGCCCTCGGCGCGGTTGTGACGATCGAGCCGGGGGTGTACCGACCTGGGTGGGGCGGGATCCGCATCGAGGACGACGTGCACCTCGGTGCCGGTGGTCCGGAGATTCTCACGGACTTCACGAGAGAGCTAATCGAGGTCGCCTGACGGAATGGCGGCCGGTCCCTAAACAGCCAACATGTTCGATTTACGATACGTGAAGAAGTTGGTGGACATGCTCGACGGGTCCACGGTGGACTCGATCGAGATCTCGTCCGACAAGGGCATGAAGATCCGGATCTCGAAGGCGCAGCAGCAGGCAGTAATGCTGTCCGCGCCGGCGGTGGCAGCCCCTGCCGTGGCGCCGCCGGGCCCGGCGGCCGCGCCCGCGGCTGCTGCGACGCCGAAGCCGGAAAGCCCGAAAGAGACGCTGCTCGAGGCGAAATCGCCGATGGTCGGCACCTTCTATGCGGCGCCGGAGCCGGGCGGAAAGCCGTACCTCGCCGTCGGTGACAGAGTGAGGAAGGCGCAGATCATCTGCATCATCGAGGCGATGAAGATCATGAACGAGATCGAATCGGAGTTCGACGGGGTGGTGCGCGAGATCGTCGCGCAGGACGCCCACCCGGTGGAGTACGGCCAGGTCCTTTTCCGGATCGCCCCGAATGGCTAATCCCGCGCAGATCACTCCGCCGGAGACCGCCGCGCCGCTATTCGACTACAAGGCGATCCTGCAGCAGATGGTGCACAAGGGAGCGTCGGACCTGCACCTCAAGGTCGGCCGTCCGCCCACGCTCCGGATCAACGGCGAGCTGGTTCCGCTCGAGCTGCCGCACATCCGGCCGGAGCAGCTCCGCTCGCTCGTTGAGCAGACGATGAGCGCGAAGCACAGGCAGGAGTTCACCGAGCAGCACGAGGCGGACTTCGCGCTCGGAGTCCCCGGCATCGGCCGCTTCCGCGTGAACGCATACCACCAGCGGGGCACGATCGTGTTCGCCTTCCGCATCATCGCCTTCCAGGCGCAAACGATCGAGGAGCTGCACCTGGCGAAGGTATGCGCCGACATCGCCATGCGGCCGCGCGGCCTCGTGCTCGTGACCGGGATCACGGGTTCCGGAAAATCGACCACGCTCGCCGCGATGATCCACCACATCAACCTGAACCGGCGCGCCAACATCATCACGATCGAGGACCCGATCGAGTTCCTGCACCGCGACATCAACTGCCACATCAACCAGCGCGAGGTGGGGACCGACACTGCCAGCTTCGCGCAGGCGCTGCGGCGCGTGCTGCGGCAGGATCCGGACGTGATCATGGTGGGCGAGATCCGCGACATGGAGACGCTGGACACGGTGCTCAAGGCGGCGGACACCGGCCACCTGGTGTTTTCGACGCTGCACACGACCGACACGACGCAGACGATCAACCGCGTGCTCTCGTTCTACCCGCCGCACCAGCAGGACGAGGTGCGCTACATCCTGTCGAGCGCGCTCCAGGCGGTGATCTCGCTGCGGCTCGTGCCGCGCGCCGACAAGGCCGGTCAAGTGCCGGCCACGGAAGTGCTCATCAATACCGCGGCCGTGCGCGACAACATCCGCGACATGACCAAGGCGCTCGACATCCCCGAGCTGATTCGCGAGGGGACGATCCAGTACGGCATGCAGAGCTTCGACCAGTCGCTGATGAACTGGTACTCGCAGGGCATGATCACCTACGAGAACGCGATCTTCTACGCGACGAGCCCGTCCGAGTTCGCGCTCAAGGTCCAGGGCATCGCCGGCACCAGCGACACGAGCTGGGATAAGTTCACGTCAGGCACCAGCCCGTGATTCGGCTCCGTGTGGTCAGGCGCGTGCGGGGCGGGTATCCCATGCTGGCCCTACGCGAGCAAACTGCGCTCGCTAAGACGGGCCTGTATGGGACACCCGCCCGCGCCCGCGCCTGACCACCAAGCCACCGTCGTGCGACACCCGACTACGCTTGTGAAGTGCGCGCCGCGGTTCCCGACCGCCCCAGCCCGCGCGAACCCGCTGCGATCTCGCCCCGTCTTCAGTGCACGCACTAACAGCGATCGCACCGGGCCTCGCCCGCACCAGAGCGGCAATGTTTAAGAAGGTGCTGATCGCCAACCGGGGCGAGATCGC
The Gemmatimonadaceae bacterium genome window above contains:
- the aroQ gene encoding type II 3-dehydroquinate dehydratase gives rise to the protein MKIAIINGPNLNLLGRREPHIYGSTTLGQIESSLSEVAKELDVELECSQHNGEGDLISAIHALTESADGIVINAGAYTHTSLAIRDALVGVNLPYVEMHLTNIYAREEHRRRSMLAEDALAVVCGFGAYGYELALRGLVSTLRSRG
- a CDS encoding aminopeptidase P family protein, whose product is MRERRIAALRDDIAGDLDALLVSSLPNIRYLTGFSGSSALLLVTQREMHLITDFRYATQVAEEVGDLAQVRIEPVSLWDGLWAILPSLANATAVGFESAHIVHRDFQRLLENSGGGARQWRARVNAVERLRESKDAGEVELIRRAAAIAVEALDRTIPQLAAGMTELEVAGVLEKSLRDAGSEGFPFPSIVASGPRAALPHARSSARVIEPGDFLLLDFGAEYRGYCSDITRTLVVGRSTSEQRAVYDVVRQANALAAGSVRAGMTGQDADALARGYIEREGFGEAFGHGLGHGLGLEVHEAPRLARTAEGTLALGAVVTIEPGVYRPGWGGIRIEDDVHLGAGGPEILTDFTRELIEVA
- the accB gene encoding acetyl-CoA carboxylase biotin carboxyl carrier protein, translating into MFDLRYVKKLVDMLDGSTVDSIEISSDKGMKIRISKAQQQAVMLSAPAVAAPAVAPPGPAAAPAAAATPKPESPKETLLEAKSPMVGTFYAAPEPGGKPYLAVGDRVRKAQIICIIEAMKIMNEIESEFDGVVREIVAQDAHPVEYGQVLFRIAPNG
- a CDS encoding PilT/PilU family type 4a pilus ATPase: MANPAQITPPETAAPLFDYKAILQQMVHKGASDLHLKVGRPPTLRINGELVPLELPHIRPEQLRSLVEQTMSAKHRQEFTEQHEADFALGVPGIGRFRVNAYHQRGTIVFAFRIIAFQAQTIEELHLAKVCADIAMRPRGLVLVTGITGSGKSTTLAAMIHHINLNRRANIITIEDPIEFLHRDINCHINQREVGTDTASFAQALRRVLRQDPDVIMVGEIRDMETLDTVLKAADTGHLVFSTLHTTDTTQTINRVLSFYPPHQQDEVRYILSSALQAVISLRLVPRADKAGQVPATEVLINTAAVRDNIRDMTKALDIPELIREGTIQYGMQSFDQSLMNWYSQGMITYENAIFYATSPSEFALKVQGIAGTSDTSWDKFTSGTSP